From the Ostrinia nubilalis chromosome 8, ilOstNubi1.1, whole genome shotgun sequence genome, one window contains:
- the LOC135074210 gene encoding retinol dehydrogenase 14-like gives MFLLALFLVNACIYFLFVIYCRLTWGINKCSRHLVGKVVIVTGGNNGIGFEAAKDLAERGAKVILACRNADRGTRARDKIIKETENKEVYFKPLDLASFKSVKAFAEDILKNEKRLDILINNAGMFGSGHSTTEDGLLLDMQTNHFGPFLLTSLLLPLLKSSAPSRIVNVSSMAYSFADLDLDNLNFDHGKYSPYKVYGATKLCNVLMTVELAERLKGTGVTVNSLHPGVIYTDIALNVPLAKYAFILFRPFYKTPWQGAQTTTYLAVSPEVQNVSGKYFVDCREKPTTELAGNSETARKLWEISEKLVHIKQ, from the coding sequence ATGTTTTTGTTAGCTTTGTTCTTAGTTAATGCTtgcatatattttttgtttgtgatATATTGCAGGCTAACTTGGGGAATTAATAAATGTAGTAGACATCTAGTGGGGAAAGTGGTCATAGTTACCGGCGGAAATAACGGCATAGGATTCGAAGCTGCGAAGGATTTAGCCGAGCGAGGTGCTAAAGTGATTTTGGCCTGCAGAAATGCGGACAGAGGAACGAGAGCTAGGGATAAAATCATCAAAGAGACTGAAAATAAGGAGGTCTACTTCAAGCCATTGGACTTGGCTTCATTTAAATCGGTGAAAGCGTTTGCTGAAGATATACTGAAGAATGAGAAGCGCCTGGACATTCTTATCAACAACGCTGGAATGTTTGGAAGCGGACACTCGACCACGGAGGACGGGTTACTGCTGGACATGCAAACGAACCATTTCGGGCCATTCCTGCTGACATCACTCCTGCTGCCTCTACTCAAGTCCAGCGCACCCAGCCGCATCGTAAACGTGTCGTCGATGGCTTATTCCTTTGCTGATTTGGATTTAGACAATCTGAACTTCGATCATGGGAAGTATAGCCCATACAAAGTTTACGGTGCAACGAAGCTGTGCAACGTTTTAATGACAGTTGAGTTAGCAGAGCGTCTCAAAGGCACCGGCGTGACTGTGAACAGCTTGCACCCCGGCGTAATTTATACAGACATTGCGCTGAATGTTCCACTAGCAAAGTATGCTTTTATTCTGTTCAGACCATTCTACAAAACGCCGTGGCAAGGGGCGCAGACCACCACCTATTTAGCTGTGTCACCCGAAGTGCAGAATGTTAGCGGGAAATACTTCGTCGACTGCCGCGAAAAGCCTACGACAGAATTAGCTGGAAACTCCGAAACAGCTCGGAAATTGTGGGAGATCTCGGAAAAACTAGTGCATattaaacaatga
- the LOC135074226 gene encoding leiomodin-2-like translates to MPKRSSDEDCDEYIRRKMRKIEKKLRKRKKRSRRISSDSSDSRMECASPVLSISEDGPGPQLSEAVVSTEHLGLPTLGVDLEPAPALSPPADPSTEECTLDNDILEMLGASPLESKKTGDNIQKDIALRWEHIATSGLSKDARKELLDKHLVPGNSSKIGTPILNPEIKAALSDTMIGKDKVSQSKQSQVASVIACIGEALTKIFQSDHKDTSVIRPLLEGAQLLCDLQHYESMKRRSFICASIKKEIKSQIYETGIDKYLFGENLADTLKAAKAINKSGTEIKATKPKAGSSRSQSRSLNPRPQLASGRQPAKRRQEPAAYAQTPAPLPFPATSQWRQYPAQPPPLPPPPPPPPPPPPPPQSQQRPKQRPYQRR, encoded by the exons ATGCCGAAAAGGAGTAGTGACGAAGACTGTGATGAATACATTAGGCGCAAGATGAGAAAAATCGAAAAGAAATTGCGCAAACGCAAAAAGCGTTCTCGTCGTATATCTTCGGATAGCAGCGACTCGAGGATGGAATGTGCCTCGCCCGTGCTATCAATAAGCGAAG ATGGCCCAGGACCGCAGTTATCGGAGGCCGTGGTTTCGACCGAACATCTCGGTTTACCCACACTTGGCGTGGACTTAGAACCCGCCCCAGCGCTTTCCCCGCCGGCTGATCCAAGTACCGAGGAATGTACGCTAGATAATGATATTCTCGAGATGTTAGGCGCATCTCCGTTAGAATCAAAAAAGACTGGAGATAACATCCAGAAGGACATTGCGTTACGATGGGAGCATATTGCTACTTCAGGCCTCTCAAAAGACGCCCGGAAGGAACTTTTAGATAAACATTTAGTTCCTGGAAATTCTTCAAAGATTGGCACCCCGATTTTGAATCCTGAAATCAAAGCCGCGTTATCAGACACCATGATTGGCAAAGACAAGGTTTCCCAAAGCAAGCAATCGCAGGTAGCGTCCGTCATTGCTTGCATCGGAGAGGCTCTCACCAAGATTTTTCAGTCTGATCATAAGGATACCTCAGTGATAAGACCTCTTCTTGAAGGCGCTCAACTTCTCTGCGATTTACAACACTACGAGTCGATGAAAAGGAGAAGCTTTATATGTGCATCTATTAAAAAAGAGATCAAAAGCCAGATTTATGAGACAGGAATCGACAAATACTTGTTCGGTGAAAACTTGGCTGATACTCTTAAGGCAGCTAAAGCCATTAATAAATCCGGAACTGAAATTAAGGCAACAAAGCCTAAAGCTGGATCATCACGCAGTCAGTCTCGTTCTTTAAACCCGAGACCTCAGCTGGCGAGTGGCAGGCAACCAGCCAAGAGGAGACAGGAGCCTGCTGCATACGCGCAGACCCCTGCCCCATTACCATTCCCGGCTACATCGCAGTGGCGCCAGTATCCAGCGCAGCCGCCACCGCTGCCGCCGCCTCCTCCACCGCCCCCACCGCCTCCGCCACCACCGCAGTCGCAGCAGCGGCCCAAACAACGCCCGTATCAACGTCGTTAG
- the LOC135074228 gene encoding hornerin-like, with product MTKRGKKGRGKDAKGSPKGSPKSDTKHAPKQRKRSEDSTTQQQDSDEETVLAPEESPEKHLEQQQLMDQVPRHILHMRRILDSYPAYNPIDFSRSVQESPLNLSKDSDTGEAESEPAPLNLSRHSGSGSSALLRELLSSPLTAPTSSKRDRYGNLVNYPEGASRSLLRDPETSQVRPSGADPRAIPSTSRTGLIYVSSELGAFPSGSSTAGPSYLLRALEAGPSTSHSGPESGANMYRDLGAGPSTSHSGLETGIVYGSRDLGAYAITSHSGPESGANMYRDLGAGPSTSHSGLEAGRVYGSRDLGAYAITTHSGPEAGANMYRDIGAGPSTSHSGLEAGRVYGSRDLGAYAITTHSGPEAGANMYRDLGAGPSTSHSGLEAGRVFGSRDLGAHLSTSHSGLEAGANVYRDMGAGPSTLHSGLEAGIVHGSRDLGAHPSTSYSGPEAGPNLSRNSGLGSGRINVSKELGAYPSTSHSGPAASAKMYRDLVTGPSTSRSASEAGKIYVSKELGAYPSTSHSGAEASPNLSRDPRAGPSTSHSGMVAGRMHVSKDLGTHPSASHSGAEASPNLSRDPRAGPSTSHSGLVAGRIYVSGDLGAHPSASHSGAEASPNLSRDPRAGPSTSHSGLVAGRIYVSGDLGAHPSASHSGPEAGANVSRSLGAHPSASHSGPAVVPNLSRDLRAHPSTSYRGPAATSYVTRDKGAGSSSSHSGSGTGLIYMSTDSGTYPYVSHSTLATTSYPTRDLGSGPSTVHSGSGTGAIYPSRDLGAHPSYSGSAADAGYLLRYLEAGPSTSHSNVEGAGPSTLHSGSGTGAIYPSRNLGAHPSHSSSTADAGYLLRYLEAGPKIWEHILHIAARQQMLVTF from the exons ATGACGAAAAGAGGCAAAAAG GGTAGAGGTAAAGATGCAAAGGGCTCACCAAAGGGCTCACCAAAGAGTGATACAAAGCATGCTCCAAAGCAACGAAAGAGAAGTGAAGATTCGACTACACAGCAGCAGGATTCCGATGAAGAGACGGTTCTGGCCCCAGAAGAAAGTCCCGAGAAACACCTAGAACAACAGCAATTAATGGATCAAGTACCAAGACATATACTGCACATGAGACGAATTTTGGATAGCTACCCAGCATACAACCCCATTGATTTCTCGAGATCTGTCCAAGAAAGTCCGCTTAATTTGTCTAAGGATTCGGATACCGGCGAAGCAGAATCAGAACCAGCTCCCCTCAACTTATCAAGACATTCGGGATCAGGTTCCAGCGCCTTGTTAAGAGAATTGTTATCCAGTCCCTTAACCGCTCCCACCTCTTCAAAGAGAGATCGATATGGTAATTTGGTAAATTATCCAGAAGGAGCGTCTAGAAGTTTGTTAAGAGATCCAGAAACAAGTCAAGTTAGACCTTCAGGTGCTGATCCCAGAGCTATACCGAGTACCTCGAGAACAGGCTTAATTTACGTGTCAAGTGAATTGGGAGCATTTCCAAGCGGTAGCTCGACAGCAGGTCCTAGTTACCTGTTAAGAGCTTTGGAAGCAGGTCCAAGCACTTCACACAGTGGTCCAGAATCAGGTGCAAACATGTATAGAGATCTGGGAGCTGGTCCAAGTACTTCACACAGTGGTTTGGAAACAGGTATAGTTTATGGGTCAAGAGATTTGGGAGCATATGCAATTACTTCACACAGTGGCCCAGAATCAGGTGCAAACATGTATAGAGATCTGGGAGCTGGTCCAAGTACTTCACACAGTGGTTTGGAAGCAGGTAGAGTTTATGGGTCAAGAGATTTGGGAGCATATGCAATTACTACACACAGTGGCCCAGAAGCAGGTGCAAACATGTATAGAGATATTGGAGCTGGTCCAAGTACTTCACACAGTGGTTTGGAAGCAGGTAGAGTTTATGGGTCAAGAGATTTGGGAGCATATGCAATTACTACACACAGTGGCCCAGAAGCAGGTGCAAACATGTATAGAGATCTGGGAGCTGGTCCAAGTACTTCACACAGTGGTTTGGAAGCAGGTAGAGTTTTTGGGTCAAGGGATTTGGGAGCACATCTAAGTACTTCACACAGTGGCCTAGAAGCAGGTGCAAACGTGTATAGAGATATGGGAGCTGGTCCAAGTACTTTACACAGTGGTTTGGAAGCAGGTATAGTTCATGGGTCAAGAGATTTGGGAGCACATCCAAGTACTTCATACAGTGGCCCAGAAGCAGGTCCAAACTTGTCTAGGAACAGTGGTTTGGGATCAGGTAGAATTAACGTGTCAAAAGAATTGGGAGCATATCCAAGTACTTCACATAGTGGCCCAGCAGCAAGTGCAAAAATGTATAGAGATCTGGTAACTGGTCCAAGTACTTCACGCAGTGCTTCGGAAGCAGGCAAAATTTACGTGTCAAAAGAATTGGGAGCATATCCAAGTACTTCACACAGTGGCGCAGAAGCAAGCCCAAACTTGTCTAGAGATCCGAGAGCTGGTCCAAGTACTTCACACAGCGGTATGGTAGCAGGTAGAATGCACGTATCAAAAGATTTGGGAACACATCCAAGTGCTTCACACAGTGGCGCAGAAGCAAGCCCAAACTTGTCTAGAGATCCGAGAGCTGGTCCAAGTACTTCACACAGTGGTTTGGTAGCAGGTAGAATATACGTATCAGGAGATTTGGGAGCACATCCAAGTGCTTCACACAGTGGCGCAGAAGCAAGCCCAAACTTGTCTAGAGATCCGAGAGCTGGTCCAAGTACTTCACACAGTGGTTTGGTAGCAGGTAGAATATACGTATCAGGAGATTTGGGAGCACATCCAAGTGCTTCACATAGTGGCCCAGAAGCAGGTGCAAACGTGTCTAGAAGTTTGGGAGCACATCCAAGTGCTTCACACAGCGGCCCAGCAGTAGTCCCAAACTTATCTAGAGATTTGCGAGCACATCCAAGTACTTCATACAGAGGCCCGGCAGCTACTAGTTACGTGACAAGAGATAAGGGAGCAGGTTCAAGCTCTTCACACAGTGGTTCGGGAACAGGTCTCATTTACATGTCAACAGATTCGGGAACATACCCATATGTTTCACATAGTACCTTGGCAACTACTAGTTATCCGACAAGAGATTTGGGATCAGGTCCAAGCACTGTACATAGTGGCTCGGGAACAGGTGCAATTTATCCATCAAGAGATTTGGGAGCACATCCTTCATATAGCGGCTCGGCAGCAGATGCTGGTTACCTGTTAAGATATTTAGAAGCCGGTCCGAGTACTTCACACAGTAACGTAGAAGGAGCAGGACCAAGCACTTTACATAGTGGCTCGGGAACAGGTGCAATTTATCCATCAAGAAATTTGGGAGCACATCCTTCACATAGCAGCTCGACAGCAGATGCTGGTTACCTTTTAAGATATTTAGAAGCCGGTCCGA AAATTTGGGAGCACATCCTTCACATAGCAGCTCGACAGCAGATGCTGGTGACCTTTTAA
- the LOC135073936 gene encoding alanine--glyoxylate aminotransferase 2-like, which yields MAYLQSMPKAETIKLREKHIGAACQLFFRSSPLKIVRGIAQFMYDETGERYLDCINNVAHVGHCHPHVVEAGRNQMSLISTNNRYLHDELVILAERLVKTLPEPLSVCFLVNSGSEANDLALRLARIHTKNKDVITLDHAYHGHLTSMIDVSPYKLNLPGGPDKPEWVHVAPVPDIYRGKYTYPKDSISEEELGLMFADEVGSLCKEAKEKHGGVCAFIAESLQSCGGQIIPPDGYLKRVFEYVREADGVCIADEVQVGFGRVGSHMWAFETQDVVPDIVTMGKPMGNGHPVAAVITTPEIAKSFADTGVEYFNTYGGNPVSCAIANAVLDVIEEERLMERAARVGNHLLSRCEDLKHRHSLVGDVRGKGLFVGVELVTDREARTPATAEAKHIVNRMRDEKILISRDGPDSNVLKFKPPMVFTTQDADRLVDTLDRVLGELDGNRIAVPKLTLEVRVTPITDEAASSDSLRNTIQQTVKAT from the exons ATGGCGTACCTACAATCGATGCCCAAGGCTGAAACAATCAAGCTCCGCGAAAAACACATTGG gGCTGCGTGTCAATTATTCTTCCGTTCATCACCATTAAAAATTGTCCGCGGTATCGCGCAATTCATGTATGATGAAACGGGCGAAAGATATCTCGATTGCATCAACAACGTTGCTCACG TTGGGCATTGCCACCCTCACGTGGTCGAGGCAGGTCGTAATCAAATGTCTCTGATATCAACCAATAACAGATATCTCCACGATGAGCTAGTGATCCTAGCAGAGAGACTGGTTAAGACCCTGCCCGAGCCTCTCTCTGTCTGCTTCCTCGTCAACTCCGGATCTGAGGCCAATGACCTCGCTCTAAGGCTGGCCAGGATCCACACAAAGAATAAGGACGTCATCACACTCGACCA CGCGTATCATGGCCACCTTACCTCTATGATCGATGTCTCCCCGTACAAACTGAACCTACCAGGAGGGCCAGACAAGCCAGAGTGGGTTCACGTG GCGCCCGTCCCTGATATCTACAGAGGGAAATACACGTACCCTAAGGACTCGATTTCTGAAGAGGAACTTGGGTTGATGTTTGCCGATGAGGTCGGCTCATTGTGCAAAGAAGCCAAGGAGAAGCATGGCGGTGTATGTGCATTTATAGCGGAGAGCCTGCAAAGTTGCGGCGGGCAGATCATACCGCCTGATGGCTACTTAAAGAGAGTATTTGA GTACGTCCGCGAAGCCGACGGAGTGTGCATAGCTGATGAAGTCCAAGTGGGCTTCGGCCGCGTGGGCTCCCACATGTGGGCTTTCGAAACGCAAGACGTGGTGCCTGACATAGTCACCATGGGCAAACCCATGGGCAACGGCCACCCGGTAGCAGCCGTTATCACCACCCCAGAAATAGCTAAGAGCTTCGCTGATACTGGCGTGGAGTACTTTAATACT TATGGCGGCAACCCAGTATCCTGTGCGATCGCGAACGCTGTTCTCGACGTGATCGAAGAAGAACGTCTAATGGAACGCGCCGCTCGCGTCGGCAACCATCTCCTGTCCCGCTGCGAAGACCTCAAGCACAGGCATAGCTTAGTCGGCGATGTACGAGGCAAAGGATTGTTCGTCGGAGTCGAACTGGTCACCGACAGGGAAGCGAGGACCCCAGCCACAGCTGAAGCTAAACACATTGTTAACCG GATGCGCGACGAAAAGATCCTGATAAGCCGCGACGGCCCCGACAGCAATGTGTTAAAGTTCAAACCGCCTATGGTGTTCACGACGCAAGACGCAGACCGATTGGTGGATACCCTGGATAGAGTACTGGGAGAGCTGGATGGAAACAGGATAGCTGTGCCCAAACTTACATTGGAG GTCCGTGTCACCCCTATCACCGACGAAGCAGCAAGCTCAGATAGCCTCAGGAATACCATTCAGCAAACCGTCAAAGCCACGTGA